In Juglans microcarpa x Juglans regia isolate MS1-56 chromosome 7D, Jm3101_v1.0, whole genome shotgun sequence, the following are encoded in one genomic region:
- the LOC121238242 gene encoding uncharacterized protein LOC121238242, with translation MVQVGCTYERFLAHRTPAFTGEEDPLRVGRWIEDLERTFERFKKEFDDRFFPVFVRWQKAGEFNNLVQRDMTVEQYARKFIELGRFASHLIATEELRAERSSSGSPQKFVQRIGSRSQAASDVRIGGRAPVCGRCNRAYEGKCRQGWNQCFECGQTGHFSLECPNWTQVNQGGDRGGRTGQRQLGQARMYALTPGSADGEVSETQDAGVMAGTGLT, from the exons ATGGTGCAAgtcgggtgcacctatgagcgttTCTTGGCAcataggactcctgccttcACGGGCGAAGAGGATCCACTTCGAGTTGGGAGGTGGATTGAAGACCTTGAGAGGACATTCGAA cgcttcaagaaagagttcgatgatCGCTTCTTCCCCGTTTTTGTGAGATGGCAAAAGGCTGGAGAATTCAATAACTTGGTCCAAAGGGATATGACTGTCGAGCAATATGCCAGGAAATTTATAGAGCTTGGGCGTTTTGCGTCTCATTTGATAGCCACCGAAGAGTTGCGGGCCGAAC ggagcagctctgGGTCGCCGCAGAAGTTCGTGCAGAGGATCGGGTCTCGATCGCAGGCAGCCTCCGATGTACGTATTgggggtcgagctccagtttgtggcaGATGTAATAGAGCCTATGAGGGCAAGTgccgtcagggttggaaccagtgctttgagtgcgGTCAGACGGGACACTTTTCTCTTGAGTgtcctaattggacccaagtgAATCAAGGTGGTGATCGAGGTGGTAGAACTGGTCAGAGGCAATTAGGTCAAGCTCGGATGTACGCgttgactcctggtagtgctgacGGCGAGGTTTCAGAGACTCAGGATGCTGGAGTTATGGCAGGTACGGGTTTAACCTGA